One segment of Toxoplasma gondii ME49 chromosome VI, whole genome shotgun sequence DNA contains the following:
- the RPS5 gene encoding ribosomal protein RPS5 (encoded by transcript TGME49_242330) → MATEAKLFGRWSYDDVNVSDLSLVDYIAVKDKACVFVPHTAGRYQKKRFRKAMCPIVERLVNSMMMHGRNNGKKTLSVRIVRHAFEIIHLMTDKNPIQVFVNAVENGGPREDSTRIGSAGVVRRQAVDVSPLRRVNQAIYLICTGARLAAFRNIKTIAECLADEIMNCAKESSNAYAIKKKDEIERVAKANR, encoded by the exons ATGGCGACCGAGGCGAAGCTTTTCGGCCGCTGGTCGTACGACGATGTCAACGTCAGCGACCTTTCGCTCGTTGACTACATCGCGGTCAAGGACAAGGCCTGCGTCTTCGTGCCGCACACTGCTGGACGCtaccagaagaagagattcCGCAAGGCCATGTGCCCCATTGTCGAGCGTCTCGTCAACTCCATGATGATGCACGGCCG CAACAACGGGAAGAAAACTCTCTCTGTGCGCATCGTCCGCCACGCCTTCGAAATCATCCACCTGATGACGGACAAGAACCCCATTCAGGTCTTCGTCAACGCTGTTGAGAATGGCGGCCCCCGTGAAGACAGCACTCGAATCGGATCTGCTGGTGTTGTCAGACGCCAGGCTGTTGATGTGTCTCCCCTCCGCAGAGTGAACCAGGCCATCTACCTCATCTGCACCGGCGCAAG GCTGGCGGCCTTCCGGAACATCAAGACCATCGCCGAGTGCCTTGCGGACGAGATCATGAACTGCGCCAAGGAGTCCTCCAACGCTTACGCGataaagaagaaggacgaaatCGAGCGTGTTGCGAAGGCAAACCGATAA